TCAGCAAATTATTCAGTCATGTGCCGACGGTAATAAAAGTGATTTTGCCAGAAAGACAGGCAAGACGCCTGGACAAATCACGGATATATGCAAAGGACGAAGCAAACCAACCTATGATTATTTACTGTTTTTGACGGAAACCTATGGTGTGAATATTCAGTGGTTGCTATCCGAACATGGAAAAATGTTCATGGATTCAAAAGCGTCTGAAGAAGCCGACGACTTTGTCTTTGTTCCACGATATAATGTAAAAGCCAGTGCGGGCTATGGCTCTGTGATCAACAGTGAACATATTGTCGATTATCTAGCGTTCAAACGGGGATGGATTCAATCAGATCTTAGAGTCGATCCAATGGGACTTGCACTGCTGACCGTGCAGGGGGACAGCATGGAGCCAACGATCAGGGAAGGTGATCTTCTTCTGGTAGATTTACATCAAAACCAGGTTCTCAGGGATGGAATTTATGTGGTGAGAATGGATGACGTGTTGATGGCAAAGCGTGTTCAACGTGGACACAACGGCCAGGTACACATCATCAGCGACAACCGGGCGTATAAAGAATTTATTATTGCGAAACATGAGACCGAAGCCTTCCAGATTCTCGGACGAGTCATCTGGTTTGGCAGACAGGTCTGAATTATTGACTTATTCGAGAG
This sequence is a window from SAR324 cluster bacterium. Protein-coding genes within it:
- a CDS encoding helix-turn-helix transcriptional regulator translates to MTFEKRFQQIIQSCADGNKSDFARKTGKTPGQITDICKGRSKPTYDYLLFLTETYGVNIQWLLSEHGKMFMDSKASEEADDFVFVPRYNVKASAGYGSVINSEHIVDYLAFKRGWIQSDLRVDPMGLALLTVQGDSMEPTIREGDLLLVDLHQNQVLRDGIYVVRMDDVLMAKRVQRGHNGQVHIISDNRAYKEFIIAKHETEAFQILGRVIWFGRQV